ATCATGCGTTTGGAGCCGCGCAATAATCCGAATGTCAACGAATACTGGATGTGCGACTACGGTCGGCTAAGTACTTACCACGCGGTCAACGAGGAACGCCTCGAAGGTCCGCGCATGAAGGATACCAATGCTCTGGCGCAGCCGACGGATAGCGATACCGCTGCTCGGCGCGTCGCGCAAGAACTTGCGAAGTATAAAAAGGACGAGGTGTTACTGCTCGGCTCGGCGCGAATGCCGATCGAGGATAACTATCTTATGCTGAAGCTCGCGAAAGAGAAGTTTGGTAGGATTGCGATTCCGTTCATCCCTCATATCTCGGGCGTAGACGAACGATTATTACTACGTGCCGATAAACTCCCGAATGCAATGGGCGCAACGCTTATGGGCTGCGTGGCTGATGGGCACTATCAGCACACGCGAGGCGAGAAGGAAGCACATACAACTGTGCTCGAACTGCTTCGCTCACGCAAAATCAAAGCCGTTGTTGCGCTTGGCGGGAATTTCCTCGCCGATGGTGCCCTGCTCGAGGCCTTCGAAGATGTCGAGTTCTTCGCAACGTGTTCATCAAACGACAATGTCACCTCGCGCCGCGCCGATGTGGTGTTTAGCACCTCGCAATGGGCCGAGCGCGACGGTGTCTTCGTCAATTTTGAAGGCTGGGCACAACTCCTCAGGCCCGCTGTCGCAACTAAGTACTACATGCGCGGCCGCGACCAACTCCACATGTCGCGTCTCGATCGTTTCGGTTCTCAGTTCGATAAGTGGGCGCGCTCCAATAAGCGCGATGCACGCGAAGCATGGCGTTCCGTGCAGAAGATTGCAGCCGAACTTGGAGATCACTGGAAGTATCAGCATACGGAGGACATCTTCGACGAGATTGCTGCGACGAACCCGGAGTTCAAAGGGCTATCATATGATTCGCTCGGCGAGATGGGGCAACCGGTCGCCAGTAATCACGAGAAGGTCGTGCAGGCGAACTATGAAGAGGTCGCTCAGGCTTCGACGCAGCGCATTGAAAGTGTGGGAAGTGTAATTCTCTGATGATCTTGAAAGCAGAGTAATGATAATTGAAGCACTCATAAAAATTGCGGTTATTCTCCTGGTGGTGCTCACGGCGGTGTCTTACACCGTATTGCTGGAGCGTTGGGTCTGCGCATGGGTCCAGGACCGCATTGGTCCGAACCGTGTAGGACCATTCGGTTTATTTCAACCATTGGCGGATGTCCTTAAGCTTTTGCTGAAAGAGGATATCGAGCCATTGATGGCTCAGGGTTGGTTTCACTGGGTCGCACCGGTAATTTCGATTACCGTGGCATTCACGGTGCTTGCGGTTGTGCCGTTCGGGCACACGCTCGCAATCGGTGAGCGAATTATCCCGCTTACGATCGCCTCCAATATCAATATCGGTGTGCTCTTTATTGTCGCGATGACTTCTGTTGGCGTGTATGGGATAACGCTGGCCGGTTGGTCAAGTGGATCGAAGTATTCTTTGCTTGGCGGATTGCGGTCGAGCGCGCAGATGATCAGCTACGAACTCACCCTCGGGCTTGGACTGCTCAGCGTCGTGATGCTCAGTGGCACGCTCGATCTGAACGGGATCATCGACTCGCAGGTGAATGGCCTGTGGAATATCGTTCGTGCGCCGATCGGCTTCCTGCTCTTTCTCGTCTCCTCCTTTGCTGAGACGAATCGGCAGCCGTTCGATCTGCCCGAAGCAGAACCGGAGCTTGTCGGCGGATACCACACGGAGTACAGCTCGATGAAATTCGCGCTCTTCTTCCTGTCGGAATATGCGAACATCATCACGGCAAGCGCCGTCATGACGGTACTCTTCCTAGGCGGCTGGCACGTTCCTTTTGTCGATTCGCTCGGGCTGTCGCCACTTGTGATGACAATTGTCGGAGTTCTGGCGTTTATCTTGAAGGTCGTCGGTTTACTGTTCGTATTCATCTGGGTGCGCTGGTCGATCCCGCGCTTCCGGTACGATCAATTGATGGACCTCGGCTGGAAGGTGCTTTTGCCGCTTGGGATCGTCAATATTATCCTGACGGCACTTGAAAAGATGTATTTGATGCACTAAGTGGATGATCGATCATCCACATTCGCCACATGAGTACTACGACGAAATATAACAATCCGAAGACCCGCCGCAAGCTGTCGCTGTGGGAGAAGCTTTATCTCTTCGAAGTCGTGCGCGGGCTGCTTACGACCTTCAAGCACCTCTTTCGGCCGAAGTTTACGCGCCAGTACCCCGAAGAACGCTGGGATCCGCCCGCGTCATTTCGGGGACGGCCCGTGCTCGTTCTCGAAGAGAATGGCGTCGAGCGTTGTGTGGCCTGCGGGCTGTGCTCGCGCGTGTGCCCGCCGCTGGCCATCGAAGTCCGCGCCAGCGAGACCGAACTGCTGAAGGAGCGCTACCCTGTTGTTTTCGAGATCAACATGCTGCGCTGCATATTTTGCGGCTATTGCGAAGAGGTCTGCCCCGAAGAGGCGATCATCATGAGCAAGGATTACGAACTAACCTTCCGCGATCCTTCCGAGGGCATCTTTGGCAAGGATAAACTACTCACTCCGAAGGCGCAGCTCAAAGATCGGTTGGATTATCTCGCCAAGATGCGGAATTAGCACCAAACACCGGATGCCGAATAATCTGCTTTGGCATGGACCTCGATGAAGTGCGATCTTATTGTTTGGCGAAGGAGGGAGTACAAGAGACCTTTCCATTCGGAGATACGCATCATGTATTCAAAGTTGGAGGCAAGATGTTCTTGCTTGCAAGTTCGGATAGCATTCCGCTCACCATCAACGTGAAAGCCGATCCAGTGACAGCAATCGAGCAACGCGAACGGTATGCAGCGGTCACCCCAGGGTATCACATGAACAAGAAGCATTGGAATACAGTTATCCTCAATGGAAGTATCCGCCCAACGCTTCTCAAGCAATGGATTGATGACTCGTATAACTTGGTGCTCGCGTCGATCCCAAAGGCAAAGCGACCAGACCTAGCATAAACGGATTGTATGATTCGAGCGTACGTCCGGGTGCGCACGTTCCTGCCATACCCTCTAATGGCAGGCGCGTGCCGCATAGATCGATCATGATTTTCTTCCTGCTAAAACACCATCTCCACTGTTGGAGCACCTCCGTTTTGTAGTTACCTGCCAATTTGCCAAAGTCGGAATGATATTCGGTGAATTTGTGGTAGAATGAGTCGGCTCTTCCCATATATACAGAACATGCATCGAAATGTCGTTCAAAGTGTTTGAAGGCAATGCTGTTCTTTCGGTTGCCGATACATCTGGCAATTTTATGCCTCGCAGGGCTATGTTTGGCCACTACTTTCGCGTCTTCGGCTCGTGCCACTGGCGAGATCGCTTTGGTGCGTGCGCCCGAAGAGATCCCGGAAGGTGATGATGTGACCGTCTTAGTTTCCGCCACTGCGCGTGAAACAGATATCGATCGGATCCTTGCTCTGCAGTATCCCGATTCATGGAAGCCAAAGCGCGCATGGCGCGTCGAGGCCGGAGGCAGCGATCACGTTGCGATTATCCCCGATCCGGAAATTCAATCGCTCTTCACGCCGGAAAAGGGACAG
Above is a window of Bacteroidota bacterium DNA encoding:
- the nuoH gene encoding NADH-quinone oxidoreductase subunit NuoH; amino-acid sequence: MIIEALIKIAVILLVVLTAVSYTVLLERWVCAWVQDRIGPNRVGPFGLFQPLADVLKLLLKEDIEPLMAQGWFHWVAPVISITVAFTVLAVVPFGHTLAIGERIIPLTIASNINIGVLFIVAMTSVGVYGITLAGWSSGSKYSLLGGLRSSAQMISYELTLGLGLLSVVMLSGTLDLNGIIDSQVNGLWNIVRAPIGFLLFLVSSFAETNRQPFDLPEAEPELVGGYHTEYSSMKFALFFLSEYANIITASAVMTVLFLGGWHVPFVDSLGLSPLVMTIVGVLAFILKVVGLLFVFIWVRWSIPRFRYDQLMDLGWKVLLPLGIVNIILTALEKMYLMH
- a CDS encoding 2Fe-2S iron-sulfur cluster-binding protein — translated: MPKITIDGTEYQARDGQTIIQVATENGIDIPHFCWHPALTVAGNCRMCLVEVEKNPKLQIACATTVADGMNVKVNSPVATKGREDVMEFLLINHPLDCPICDEAGQCKLQDYAFEHSRGVSRFVEEKNHKDKRVAFGPNVLFDGERCISCSRCIRFAQEVAEQPVLTFVNRGDHVTINAVPAEGFDNNMSMNVIDICPVGALTSRDFRFKARVWDMSFTDSICPGCSRGCNVRVGVRNNEIMRLEPRNNPNVNEYWMCDYGRLSTYHAVNEERLEGPRMKDTNALAQPTDSDTAARRVAQELAKYKKDEVLLLGSARMPIEDNYLMLKLAKEKFGRIAIPFIPHISGVDERLLLRADKLPNAMGATLMGCVADGHYQHTRGEKEAHTTVLELLRSRKIKAVVALGGNFLADGALLEAFEDVEFFATCSSNDNVTSRRADVVFSTSQWAERDGVFVNFEGWAQLLRPAVATKYYMRGRDQLHMSRLDRFGSQFDKWARSNKRDAREAWRSVQKIAAELGDHWKYQHTEDIFDEIAATNPEFKGLSYDSLGEMGQPVASNHEKVVQANYEEVAQASTQRIESVGSVIL
- a CDS encoding NADH-quinone oxidoreductase subunit I: MSTTTKYNNPKTRRKLSLWEKLYLFEVVRGLLTTFKHLFRPKFTRQYPEERWDPPASFRGRPVLVLEENGVERCVACGLCSRVCPPLAIEVRASETELLKERYPVVFEINMLRCIFCGYCEEVCPEEAIIMSKDYELTFRDPSEGIFGKDKLLTPKAQLKDRLDYLAKMRN
- a CDS encoding MmcQ/YjbR family DNA-binding protein, with the translated sequence MDLDEVRSYCLAKEGVQETFPFGDTHHVFKVGGKMFLLASSDSIPLTINVKADPVTAIEQRERYAAVTPGYHMNKKHWNTVILNGSIRPTLLKQWIDDSYNLVLASIPKAKRPDLA